One part of the Procambarus clarkii isolate CNS0578487 chromosome 41, FALCON_Pclarkii_2.0, whole genome shotgun sequence genome encodes these proteins:
- the LOC138373181 gene encoding PE-PGRS family protein PE_PGRS16-like: MGNFMDNLMDNLKVVAAVRLAVAAGWQWLPAGGGCRLAEAGGGCRLAGAAGWRWLPAGGGCRLAEAAGWRRLPAGGGCQAGGGCQAGGGCRLAGAAGWRWLPAGGGCRLAGAVRLAGAVRLAVAAGWRGLSGWRGLSGWRWLPAGGGCQAGSGCRLAGAVRLAGAVRLAVAAGWRGLSGWQWLPAGGGCQAGGGCQAGSGCRLAGAVRLAGAVRLAVAAGWRWLSGWQWLPAGGGCQAGGGCQAGSGCRLAGAVRLAVAAGWRGLSAGGGCRLAGAAGWRWLPAGGGCRLAGAAGWRGLSGWRGLSGWRGLPAGGGCRLAGAASWRELPAGGGCQAGSGCRLAGAADWRWLPAGGGCRLAVAAGWRGLSGWQWLPAGGGCRLAVAAGWRGLPAGGGCQAGGGCQAGGGCQLAGAADWRGLPAGGGCQLAILAV, from the exons ATGGGTAACTTCATGGATAACCTCATGGACAACCTCAAA GTTGTGGCAGCTGTCAGGCTGGCAGTGGCTGCCGGCTGGCAGTGGCTGCCGGCTGGCGGAGGCTGCCGGCTGGCGGAGGCTGGCGGTGGCTGCCGGCTGGCGGGGGCTGCCGGCTGGCGGTGGCTGCCGGCTGGCGGAGGCTGCCGGCTGGCGGAGGCTGCCGGCTGGCGGAGGCTGCCGGCTGGCGGGGGCTGTCAGGCTGGCGGGGGCTGTCAGGCTGGCGGTGGCTGCCGGCTGGCGGGGGCTGCCGGCTGGCGGTGGCTGCCGGCTGGCGGTGGCTGCCGGCTGGCGGGGGCTGTCAGGCTGGCGGGGGCTGTCAGGCTGGCAGTGGCTGCCGGCTGGCGGGGGCTGTCAGGCTGGCGGGGGCTGTCAGGCTGGCGGTGGCTGCCGGCTGGCGGGGGCTGTCAGGCTGGCAGTGGCTGCCGGCTGGCGGGGGCTGTCAGGCTGGCGGGGGCTGTCAGGCTGGCGGTGGCTGCCGGCTGGCGGGGGCTGTCAGGCTGGCAGTGGCTGCCGGCTGGCGGGGGCTGTCAGGCTGGCGGGGGCTGTCAGGCTGGCAGTGGCTGCCGGCTGGCGGGGGCTGTCAGGCTGGCGGGGGCTGTCAGGCTGGCGGTGGCTGCCGGCTGGCGGTGGCTGTCAGGCTGGCAGTGGCTGCCGGCTGGCGGGGGCTGTCAGGCTGGCGGGGGCTGTCAGGCTGGCAGTGGCTGCCGGCTGGCGGGGGCTGTCAGGCTGGCAGTGGCTGCCGGCTGGCGGGGGCTGTCGGCTGGCGGTGGCTGCCGGCTGGCGGGGGCTGCCGGCTGGCGGTGGCTGCCGGCTGGCGGGGGCTGCCGGCTGGCGGGGGCTGCCGGCTGGCGGGGGCTGTCAGGCTGGCGGGGGCTGTCAGGCTGGCGGGGGCTGCCAGCTGGCGGGGGCTGCCGGCTGGCGGGGGCTGCCAGCTGGCGGGAGCTGCCGGCTGGCGGGGGCTGTCAGGCTGGCAGTGGCTGCCGGCTGGCGGGGGCTGCCGACTGGCGGTGGCTGCCGGCTGGCGGGGGCTGCCGGCTGGCTGTGGCTGCCGGCTGGCGGGGGCTGTCAGGCTGGCAGTGGCTGCCGGCTGGCGGGGGCTGCCGGCTGGCGGTGGCTGCCGGCTGGCGGGGGCTGCCGGCTGGCGGGGGCTGTCAGGCTGGCGGGGGCTGTCAGGCTGGCGGGGGCTGCCAGCTGGCGGGGGCTGCCGACTGGCGGGGGCTGCCAGCTGGCGGGGGCTGCCAGCTGGCCATCTTGGCTGTTTGA